The following proteins come from a genomic window of Winogradskyella sp. PC-19:
- the paaZ gene encoding phenylacetic acid degradation bifunctional protein PaaZ — protein sequence MEKIQHYVQGNWTTGKEEGTPILDAVTGEAFTSVAIEGLDIPEILNYGRTKGGEQLRKMTFQERGNMLKKLALYLTKRKDAFYDLSYRTGATKVDSWIDIEGGFGNLFANASLRKLFPNQPYHIEGDAVDLSRGGRFMAHHIMVPKRGVAVHINAFNFPVWGMLEKCAVNWMAGVPAVVLPAPSSSYLAEAVARVIIDSKILPEGALQIINGTVKTILDTVESQDVVTFTGSAQTGRLLKAHPRIIQESVPFTMEADSLNASILGEDAVPGTPEFDLFIKEVRKEMTVKAGQKCTAIRRIIVPENLVEDVQISLGKALDKVTIGDPRLKEVRMGSLVSQQQVQAVRDSVNDLAKEAQIVYGDLDKIETIGADAKKGAFISPIVLRADHPFQNTIIHEREAFGPVSTIMPYKNLDEAITLAQMGKGSLVSSIATNDDGIAKDYVVNAASHHGRILVLNRESAKESTGHGSPLPYLVHGGPGRAGGGEEMGGMRGIKHYLQRTAIQGSPTTITEITGVYQQNAKYTEAEEHPFKYHWEDIEAGMSMKTHKRTLTDNDIQNFANLTWDHFYAHTDITSLDGSIFEKRTAHGYFIISAAAGLFVYPNKGPVAANYGLDSIRFLRPLYHNDTIYVRLTCKEKVDRDVASAEHPSGIVKWHVEVFDGNFENRPESQKTDKDSPLVAVATILTMVQKKQETFAEMTDSKIDECLSKLSDDLKPKWGIMTPQHMVEHLEYTYKIAAGEIQDFEISTPEKILEKVKNSLWNYQKFPKNSQFPLLEKDTLDDLKHENLAVAIEKFKEQRNAYLEYFKENPDAKLANMVFGELNRYEWYLLERKHLNHHFEQFGLI from the coding sequence ATGGAAAAAATACAGCATTACGTTCAAGGCAATTGGACTACAGGAAAAGAAGAAGGAACACCAATCCTTGACGCCGTAACAGGCGAGGCGTTCACAAGCGTAGCCATTGAAGGATTAGATATCCCTGAAATTCTAAACTACGGACGCACCAAAGGAGGCGAGCAGCTTCGTAAGATGACGTTTCAAGAACGTGGAAATATGCTTAAGAAATTAGCATTATATCTCACAAAACGAAAAGATGCATTTTATGATTTAAGTTATAGAACAGGAGCTACAAAAGTAGACAGTTGGATAGATATTGAAGGTGGTTTTGGTAACTTATTCGCTAATGCGTCTTTAAGAAAATTATTCCCAAACCAACCCTATCATATAGAAGGTGATGCTGTCGATTTATCTCGTGGTGGACGTTTTATGGCACACCATATTATGGTGCCAAAACGAGGCGTTGCAGTGCATATTAATGCCTTTAATTTCCCAGTTTGGGGAATGTTAGAAAAATGCGCTGTAAACTGGATGGCTGGAGTTCCTGCAGTGGTACTACCTGCACCGTCATCATCGTATTTAGCGGAAGCTGTGGCAAGAGTAATTATAGATTCTAAAATTTTACCAGAAGGTGCACTTCAAATCATCAACGGAACAGTTAAAACAATACTAGATACCGTTGAATCTCAAGATGTCGTAACCTTTACAGGTTCTGCACAAACAGGTCGTTTACTAAAAGCGCACCCAAGAATAATACAAGAATCTGTGCCATTCACGATGGAAGCAGATTCATTAAATGCATCCATTTTAGGAGAAGATGCAGTTCCTGGAACACCAGAATTTGATTTATTCATCAAAGAAGTTAGAAAAGAAATGACCGTAAAAGCTGGCCAAAAATGTACAGCAATTAGACGTATCATTGTTCCAGAAAATCTAGTTGAAGACGTTCAAATTTCATTAGGTAAAGCCTTAGATAAAGTAACGATTGGTGACCCAAGATTAAAAGAAGTCCGAATGGGTTCTTTAGTAAGTCAACAGCAGGTGCAAGCTGTAAGAGATTCGGTCAATGACTTGGCAAAAGAAGCTCAGATTGTTTATGGTGATTTAGATAAGATTGAAACCATAGGAGCAGATGCCAAAAAAGGTGCATTTATAAGCCCAATTGTATTAAGAGCAGACCATCCGTTTCAGAATACCATTATTCATGAACGTGAAGCATTTGGTCCAGTAAGTACCATTATGCCATATAAAAATTTAGATGAAGCGATAACTTTAGCGCAAATGGGTAAAGGGTCGTTAGTGTCTTCAATTGCAACTAATGATGATGGCATTGCCAAAGATTATGTGGTTAATGCTGCATCGCATCACGGTCGAATTTTAGTATTGAATAGAGAAAGTGCTAAAGAAAGTACAGGACATGGTTCACCATTACCTTATTTAGTTCATGGTGGTCCAGGTCGTGCAGGTGGTGGTGAAGAAATGGGAGGAATGCGTGGTATAAAACATTATTTACAACGTACAGCTATTCAGGGTTCACCAACAACAATTACGGAGATTACTGGAGTTTATCAGCAGAATGCAAAGTATACTGAAGCAGAAGAGCATCCATTTAAATACCATTGGGAAGATATCGAAGCTGGTATGTCAATGAAAACGCATAAGCGTACTTTAACTGATAACGACATTCAGAATTTTGCCAATTTAACTTGGGACCATTTCTATGCGCATACAGATATTACATCCTTAGACGGCAGTATTTTCGAAAAAAGAACAGCACATGGTTATTTTATTATTTCTGCAGCAGCAGGATTATTCGTTTATCCTAATAAAGGACCTGTAGCCGCCAATTACGGATTAGATAGTATTCGGTTTTTAAGACCGTTATATCATAACGATACGATTTACGTACGTTTAACATGTAAAGAAAAAGTAGACCGTGATGTGGCTTCAGCCGAACATCCAAGCGGAATCGTAAAATGGCATGTAGAAGTGTTTGATGGGAATTTTGAAAACAGACCAGAAAGTCAAAAAACAGATAAAGATAGTCCGTTAGTGGCGGTTGCTACCATTTTGACAATGGTTCAAAAAAAGCAAGAAACGTTTGCGGAAATGACAGATAGTAAGATTGACGAATGTCTATCAAAACTGTCTGATGACCTAAAACCAAAATGGGGAATAATGACACCACAACACATGGTTGAACATTTGGAATACACCTATAAAATAGCTGCTGGCGAAATTCAAGATTTTGAAATTTCTACACCAGAAAAGATTTTGGAAAAAGTAAAAAATAGCCTTTGGAATTATCAAAAATTCCCGAAGAACAGTCAGTTTCCGTTGCTAGAAAAAGACACGCTGGATGATTTGAAGCATGAAAATTTAGCTGTTGCTATTGAAAAATTTAAGGAACAGCGAAACGCATATTTAGAATACTTTAAAGAAAACCCAGATGCTAAACTAGCTAATATGGTATTTGGAGAGCTGAATAGATATGAATGGTATTTATTGGAGCGAAAGCATCTGAACCATCATTTTGAACAATTTGGTTTGATTTGA
- a CDS encoding dihydrolipoamide acetyltransferase family protein — translation MPKLGESITEAAIITWFKNVGDRIEEDEMLLEVATDKVDSEVPSNVSGVIEEILYEANKVIKIGETIAIIKVDGTSSSKPKAKESNSPNKKVEKKKSIKKLKPIQQVSSPTSNSFSVSNDNTFFSPLIISIAKEQHISFEELARIPATGNEGRLRKSDLFQYIEDGRPYKFVQPVAQQDPTAYRIPQLSFDKGKGKIVEMDRMRKMIADHMVYSKHTSPHVTAYVEADLTNMVNWRNANKVAFQEKYGERLTFTPLFVEAVTKAVKDFPNINASVDGDNIIIKEDINIGMATALPSGNLIVPVVKNADTKNLKQLAENVNELANKARENKLVGDDIKGSTFTISNVGTFGSVMGTPIINQPEVAILALGIIKKRPEVIETESGDEIAIRSMMYLSLSFDHRVVDGFLGGSFVRRVADYFEQFDTNRKI, via the coding sequence ATGCCTAAGCTAGGCGAGAGTATTACTGAAGCTGCGATTATTACTTGGTTTAAAAATGTTGGTGATAGAATTGAAGAGGATGAAATGCTACTCGAGGTAGCAACCGATAAAGTAGATTCGGAGGTGCCATCTAATGTTTCTGGAGTAATCGAAGAGATTTTATACGAAGCCAATAAGGTTATAAAAATTGGAGAGACTATTGCTATAATTAAAGTTGATGGGACTTCTTCTTCAAAACCTAAGGCAAAAGAATCTAATAGTCCTAATAAAAAAGTTGAAAAGAAAAAGTCGATAAAAAAATTAAAGCCAATTCAACAGGTTTCAAGCCCAACTTCAAATTCATTTTCTGTTTCTAACGACAACACGTTTTTTTCACCACTTATCATTTCAATTGCTAAAGAGCAACATATTAGTTTTGAAGAACTAGCCCGTATTCCAGCTACAGGCAATGAAGGTCGATTAAGAAAGAGTGATTTATTTCAATATATAGAAGACGGAAGACCATACAAATTTGTACAGCCTGTCGCTCAACAAGACCCAACAGCATATCGTATTCCACAATTAAGTTTCGATAAAGGTAAAGGCAAAATTGTAGAGATGGACCGCATGCGTAAAATGATTGCGGACCATATGGTGTATTCTAAACATACATCACCACATGTTACAGCTTACGTTGAAGCCGATTTAACAAACATGGTTAATTGGAGAAATGCTAATAAAGTTGCTTTTCAAGAAAAGTATGGAGAGCGTTTAACATTTACACCATTATTTGTTGAAGCAGTTACTAAAGCGGTCAAAGATTTTCCAAATATTAATGCTTCGGTTGACGGAGATAATATCATTATTAAAGAAGATATAAATATAGGTATGGCTACGGCATTGCCAAGTGGAAATCTAATTGTCCCTGTTGTAAAAAATGCAGATACTAAAAATCTAAAGCAACTTGCGGAAAATGTCAATGAATTGGCAAATAAAGCAAGAGAAAATAAACTAGTTGGAGATGATATTAAGGGCAGCACCTTTACGATTTCTAATGTGGGAACTTTTGGAAGTGTCATGGGAACACCTATTATCAATCAACCTGAAGTAGCAATTTTAGCTCTAGGAATCATAAAGAAACGCCCAGAAGTTATTGAAACTGAAAGCGGAGACGAAATAGCTATCCGAAGTATGATGTACTTATCATTATCATTTGATCATCGTGTGGTTGATGGTTTTTTAGGAGGAAGTTTCGTGCGCCGAGTCGCTGATTATTTTGAACAATTTGATACAAACAGAAAAATCTAA
- a CDS encoding serine hydrolase, which translates to MKNTLYFLFLILLVLSCNQKKNQKTETTPTNLTFEKLTELVDSYSEDILKKGNSNSFAVAIYKDGEMYQNYYGTIDKDGNNKPNDSSLYEIASITKTFTGSLVAKAVLTGEIGLDDDIRKYLDGDYSNLEFEGHPITIQHLLTHSMGLKNKLTKGFEAIRYKVTHGTYDFKTDFYTIDDLLLELKEVEVNKKPGTVYAYNSLGPELLAYILEKVNKKPFKEQMNVFFKELGMNDTYLDESQKYKDRIINGYKGNILSPIDFDPVYGAAGGAISTLPDLAIYMQYLVDNKNEPWIKESSRLLFEDKEEDEQVGYLWQNMGFAEKEGYYYSKTGTSNRVQSGVLICPDSDYGIIVMVNNTSDAGLNDWVKLFFRDIEPMVITYPKLNLTSIFRIDFNENPTKAYQNFRASKRDTVTYDFALNDLNNFGYDLLNEKQNQKALEVFKFLTEEFHENANLFDSLGEAYFVSEDYNNALINFKKALELNPDMKTSKDYIKKIEDIISQKS; encoded by the coding sequence ATGAAAAACACATTATATTTTCTATTCTTAATTCTACTGGTTTTAAGTTGTAATCAAAAAAAGAATCAGAAAACGGAAACTACTCCGACTAATTTGACTTTTGAAAAACTAACAGAATTAGTTGATTCTTATTCAGAGGATATTCTTAAAAAAGGGAATTCTAATTCATTTGCAGTAGCTATTTATAAGGATGGCGAGATGTATCAAAATTATTATGGTACAATTGATAAAGATGGCAATAATAAACCTAATGATAGTTCACTTTACGAAATAGCATCTATCACTAAAACCTTCACAGGCTCTTTAGTGGCAAAAGCTGTTTTGACTGGTGAAATTGGTTTGGACGATGATATCCGAAAGTATTTAGATGGTGATTATTCAAACCTAGAATTTGAAGGACATCCAATTACGATTCAGCATCTATTAACCCATAGCATGGGTTTAAAAAATAAACTTACAAAAGGTTTTGAAGCTATCAGATATAAGGTAACACATGGGACATACGATTTTAAAACAGATTTTTACACCATAGATGATTTATTATTGGAACTCAAAGAGGTTGAGGTTAATAAAAAACCAGGAACAGTATATGCATATAATTCGCTTGGGCCAGAGTTGCTAGCATACATTTTAGAAAAAGTAAATAAGAAACCTTTTAAAGAGCAGATGAATGTATTTTTCAAGGAACTTGGAATGAATGACACTTATCTTGACGAATCTCAAAAATACAAGGACCGAATAATAAATGGGTATAAAGGGAATATATTGTCGCCTATAGATTTTGACCCGGTTTATGGCGCAGCAGGTGGTGCGATTTCAACACTGCCAGATTTAGCTATATACATGCAATATCTCGTAGATAATAAAAATGAACCTTGGATTAAGGAATCATCACGTTTGCTTTTTGAAGATAAAGAAGAAGATGAGCAGGTTGGTTACCTTTGGCAAAATATGGGTTTTGCTGAAAAAGAAGGCTATTATTATTCTAAAACAGGAACATCTAATAGAGTACAAAGCGGTGTTTTAATTTGTCCAGATTCTGATTATGGAATTATTGTAATGGTTAATAACACATCAGATGCCGGATTAAATGATTGGGTAAAATTATTCTTCAGAGACATTGAACCAATGGTGATCACATATCCTAAGCTTAATTTAACATCAATATTCAGAATAGATTTTAACGAAAACCCTACGAAAGCCTATCAGAACTTCAGAGCCAGTAAAAGAGATACTGTAACCTATGATTTTGCATTGAACGATTTAAATAATTTTGGTTACGATTTATTGAACGAGAAGCAAAACCAAAAAGCGCTAGAAGTATTCAAGTTTTTAACGGAAGAATTTCATGAAAATGCTAATTTATTCGATAGCTTGGGTGAAGCTTATTTTGTGTCCGAAGATTATAATAATGCGCTTATTAATTTTAAAAAAGCACTGGAGTTAAATCCAGATATGAAAACTTCAAAAGACTACATCAAAAAAATTGAAGATATAATTTCACAGAAATCATGA
- a CDS encoding n-acetylglutamate synthase, producing the protein MFFYNNKKFKAIKNTVNGETSEDTIFLYKQKGNILTSKYSGGKIVEGHLIGLVSSSGEIDMRYHQINIEGVLMTGTCKSIPEILENGKIRLHEEWQWTSGDKSKGKSIIEEL; encoded by the coding sequence ATGTTTTTCTATAACAATAAGAAGTTTAAAGCCATAAAGAATACTGTTAATGGTGAAACTTCAGAAGATACCATATTTCTCTATAAACAAAAAGGAAATATACTAACATCTAAATACTCTGGTGGTAAAATTGTTGAAGGGCATCTTATTGGACTAGTTTCATCAAGTGGAGAAATAGATATGCGATACCATCAGATTAATATCGAAGGAGTCCTAATGACAGGCACGTGTAAATCTATTCCGGAAATATTAGAGAATGGTAAAATTAGATTGCATGAAGAATGGCAATGGACTTCTGGTGATAAAAGCAAAGGTAAGTCGATAATAGAAGAATTATAA
- a CDS encoding enoyl-CoA hydratase/isomerase family protein, producing MTEPYVKQIIENEVGYIEFFHPAHNSLPGDILAKLANTITEAGQNDAIKVIVLKSGGDRTFCAGASFKELININDAATGKVFFSGFANVINAMRKCPKFIIGRIQGKTVGGGVGLAASTDYCMGTKFAAIKLSELNIGIGPFVVGPAIERKMGLSAMSQIAIDANSFYPAEWAKQKGLFTHVYDSTEELDEAVKVTAEHLCTYNTEAMLEMKKVFWKGTEDWDELLAERAQTSGRLVLSDFTKEKLKGFR from the coding sequence ATGACAGAACCATACGTAAAACAAATTATAGAAAACGAAGTAGGCTATATTGAATTCTTTCATCCTGCTCATAATTCGTTACCAGGAGATATCTTGGCTAAATTGGCTAATACCATTACTGAAGCCGGACAAAATGATGCTATTAAAGTCATTGTCTTAAAAAGTGGTGGTGATCGCACATTTTGTGCAGGAGCTAGTTTTAAAGAACTAATTAATATTAATGATGCGGCGACAGGTAAAGTTTTCTTTTCAGGATTTGCCAATGTCATAAATGCAATGCGAAAATGTCCAAAGTTTATCATTGGTCGTATTCAAGGTAAAACTGTTGGAGGTGGAGTAGGTCTTGCCGCTTCGACCGACTATTGTATGGGAACAAAGTTTGCAGCAATTAAGTTAAGCGAGCTTAATATAGGGATTGGGCCATTTGTTGTAGGACCTGCAATTGAGCGTAAGATGGGATTAAGCGCTATGTCACAAATTGCTATTGATGCAAATTCGTTTTATCCTGCAGAATGGGCAAAGCAAAAAGGCTTATTTACGCATGTTTATGACAGTACTGAGGAATTGGACGAAGCTGTAAAAGTAACCGCCGAGCATTTATGTACTTACAATACGGAGGCTATGCTAGAAATGAAAAAAGTATTCTGGAAAGGGACTGAAGATTGGGACGAACTTTTAGCAGAACGTGCTCAAACAAGTGGTAGATTAGTTTTGTCTGATTTTACAAAGGAAAAATTAAAGGGATTTAGATAA
- a CDS encoding branched-chain amino acid aminotransferase, translated as MSYTINITQAEKSNLSELDFNNIPLGTTFTDHMFICDYENGEWTNPRIVPIGLIPTHPAAMALHYGQAIFEGMKAYKDTDGNPMLFRPEQNAKRLNLSADRMGMPNVPEELFVQGLTELVSLEHNWIPPQQGSALYLRPFMYADEPFIGMRAATHYKFIIMASPAGPFFSKRIKLWAEKQFIRAASGGTGEAKAAGNYAAAIRPTELAKAKGYDQVLWLDAHEHKYIQEVGTMNIFFKINGEFFTPELDGSVLHGITRASVIDMLKAMNYKVTERKIAIDEIKEASTDGTLEEAFGTGTAVGIAYIQEIGLEGETIHVSDESPVGLEVNDTLNAIKTGQLEDKFGWMLKTNKELA; from the coding sequence ATGTCTTACACTATAAATATTACCCAAGCAGAAAAATCTAATCTTAGTGAACTAGATTTTAATAATATTCCATTAGGAACCACTTTTACTGATCATATGTTTATCTGTGATTACGAAAATGGAGAATGGACAAATCCGAGAATTGTCCCAATAGGATTAATTCCCACACATCCTGCGGCCATGGCTTTACATTATGGGCAAGCTATTTTTGAAGGGATGAAAGCTTATAAAGACACAGATGGTAATCCAATGTTATTTAGGCCAGAGCAAAATGCTAAGCGTTTAAATTTAAGTGCAGACCGAATGGGTATGCCAAATGTTCCTGAAGAATTGTTTGTTCAAGGACTTACAGAGTTGGTGAGTTTAGAGCACAATTGGATTCCTCCACAACAAGGAAGTGCCTTGTATTTAAGACCATTTATGTATGCAGATGAACCTTTTATTGGTATGCGAGCAGCAACACATTATAAGTTTATAATTATGGCTTCACCGGCAGGACCATTTTTTAGCAAACGCATAAAGTTATGGGCAGAAAAGCAATTTATTAGAGCTGCCTCAGGCGGAACAGGTGAAGCAAAAGCAGCAGGTAATTATGCAGCCGCAATACGACCAACAGAATTAGCCAAAGCTAAAGGTTATGATCAAGTATTATGGTTAGATGCTCATGAGCATAAGTATATACAAGAAGTTGGTACTATGAATATCTTCTTCAAGATTAATGGCGAGTTTTTTACACCAGAATTAGATGGTTCTGTTTTACATGGTATTACAAGAGCAAGTGTCATAGATATGCTTAAAGCTATGAATTATAAGGTTACTGAGCGAAAAATTGCTATTGACGAAATTAAAGAAGCATCAACAGACGGCACTTTAGAAGAAGCTTTTGGTACTGGTACAGCTGTAGGTATAGCATATATTCAAGAGATTGGATTAGAAGGTGAAACTATTCATGTTTCAGATGAAAGTCCTGTTGGATTAGAAGTTAATGATACATTAAATGCAATCAAAACAGGACAACTAGAGGATAAATTTGGATGGATGTTGAAAACAAATAAGGAACTTGCATAG
- a CDS encoding Lrp/AsnC family transcriptional regulator has protein sequence MGYTLDEIDTQILEILQKDSNQTTKRISEQLGMTTSPVFERIKKLEKEGYIKKYVAVLDNKKIGLKLTVFIGITLQGHTRSYLEKFVKEINDFPEIVECHRVSGNFDYLLKLVVEDIEAYETFIISKLTLLPYLGNVQSLITLSTGKETNELDLSRI, from the coding sequence ATGGGCTATACACTTGATGAAATAGACACACAAATACTAGAGATACTCCAAAAGGATAGTAATCAAACAACTAAGCGTATTTCAGAGCAATTAGGCATGACAACGTCACCAGTCTTTGAACGTATTAAAAAGCTAGAAAAAGAAGGTTATATTAAAAAATATGTAGCCGTTCTGGATAATAAAAAAATAGGCTTAAAGCTTACAGTTTTCATAGGAATTACTTTGCAAGGTCATACCAGAAGTTACCTTGAAAAATTTGTAAAAGAAATCAATGATTTTCCTGAGATAGTAGAGTGTCATCGTGTAAGTGGGAATTTTGACTATCTACTAAAACTAGTTGTTGAAGATATTGAAGCCTATGAAACGTTTATCATCTCTAAATTGACGTTACTTCCTTACTTGGGAAATGTACAGAGTTTGATTACCTTATCTACAGGAAAAGAAACTAACGAGTTGGATTTGAGTAGGATTTAA
- a CDS encoding transferase hexapeptide repeat family protein has protein sequence MIYEFQGFIPVVHESSFVHPLAAVTGNVIIGKNCYIGPGAAIRGDWGQIILEDGVNVQENCTVHMFPGKSIVLKESAHVGHGAIIHGANLGRNCLIGMNSVIMDDAEIGDESIVGAMAFVKAETKIPERSLVVGNPAKIIKQVSDEMIAWKTKGTELYQQLPEDCHQSLKEAEPLRKVPENTKVQDDIYKTLRETFKK, from the coding sequence ATGATATACGAATTCCAAGGTTTTATTCCGGTTGTTCACGAAAGTAGTTTTGTGCATCCTTTAGCAGCAGTCACGGGCAATGTGATTATTGGTAAAAATTGTTATATAGGTCCTGGTGCAGCTATTCGTGGAGATTGGGGACAAATCATTTTAGAAGACGGTGTGAACGTGCAAGAGAATTGCACGGTACACATGTTTCCTGGAAAGTCAATCGTTTTAAAAGAAAGTGCTCATGTTGGACATGGAGCCATTATTCATGGTGCTAATTTGGGTAGAAATTGTCTGATAGGTATGAACTCTGTAATTATGGATGATGCCGAAATTGGAGATGAAAGTATTGTGGGTGCAATGGCATTTGTTAAAGCAGAAACTAAAATTCCAGAGCGTAGCTTAGTAGTTGGAAACCCCGCTAAAATAATTAAACAAGTCAGTGATGAAATGATTGCTTGGAAAACCAAAGGAACGGAACTCTATCAACAATTACCAGAAGACTGTCACCAGTCATTAAAAGAAGCGGAGCCACTTAGAAAGGTTCCGGAGAATACGAAAGTTCAGGATGACATCTACAAAACACTTCGTGAAACTTTTAAGAAGTAA
- the pcaF gene encoding 3-oxoadipyl-CoA thiolase: MKEAYIIDGIRTPIGNYKGTLSAVRTDDLGALVIAEVVKRNPNIPKEAYDDVIIGCANQAGEDNRNVARMSSLLAGLPFTVPGETVNRLCSSGLSAIIHANRAIKAGDGDLFISGGVENMTRGPYVMAKPSTAFGGDSKMYDSTFGWRFVNPKMHKLYGTDGMGNTAENLVEKYNISREDQDKFAYWSQMKASKAQENGRLAKEIVTVEIPQRKKDPIQFSKDEFVKPNSSLEVLGKLRAAFKKEGGSVTAGNSSGLNDGAAATIIASGDAVKKYNLKPLARIVSSAVVGVEPRIMGIGPVQASNKALEKAGLSMVDIDVIELNEAFAAQALACTRAWGLADDDSRLNPNGGSIAIGHPLGVTGARIAYSAALELHEQNKRYALVTMCIGVGQGYAAIIERV, translated from the coding sequence ATGAAAGAAGCATATATAATAGACGGAATCCGCACACCAATAGGAAATTATAAAGGTACCTTATCTGCTGTTCGTACAGACGATTTAGGAGCATTGGTAATTGCAGAAGTTGTAAAACGTAATCCAAACATCCCAAAGGAAGCTTATGACGATGTAATTATAGGCTGTGCTAATCAAGCAGGAGAAGACAATCGTAATGTAGCGCGTATGTCATCTTTATTAGCGGGATTACCATTTACAGTTCCAGGCGAAACCGTAAATCGATTATGTAGCTCAGGATTGTCAGCAATCATTCATGCCAATCGTGCTATAAAAGCAGGAGATGGCGACCTATTTATTTCTGGTGGTGTTGAGAATATGACTCGCGGACCATACGTCATGGCAAAACCATCAACAGCATTTGGAGGTGATTCTAAAATGTATGACTCTACGTTTGGGTGGCGTTTTGTAAATCCTAAAATGCATAAGCTATATGGTACTGATGGTATGGGAAATACTGCTGAAAATCTTGTTGAGAAATATAATATCTCTCGAGAAGACCAAGACAAGTTTGCATATTGGAGTCAAATGAAAGCATCCAAAGCACAAGAAAATGGACGTTTGGCAAAAGAGATAGTTACTGTAGAAATTCCGCAACGTAAAAAAGACCCAATTCAATTTTCAAAAGATGAATTTGTAAAACCAAATTCATCCCTTGAAGTTTTAGGAAAATTAAGAGCAGCCTTTAAAAAAGAAGGCGGAAGCGTTACTGCAGGTAATTCATCAGGATTAAATGATGGTGCAGCAGCTACAATAATAGCATCAGGAGATGCTGTCAAAAAGTATAATTTAAAACCATTAGCAAGAATAGTAAGTTCTGCAGTCGTTGGCGTAGAGCCACGAATTATGGGAATCGGTCCAGTTCAGGCTTCTAATAAAGCACTAGAAAAAGCTGGATTAAGTATGGTTGATATCGATGTGATTGAGCTTAACGAAGCATTCGCAGCACAAGCATTAGCATGCACAAGAGCATGGGGATTAGCAGATGATGATTCAAGATTAAACCCAAATGGTGGTTCGATTGCTATTGGTCATCCACTTGGAGTCACTGGAGCACGTATTGCGTATTCAGCAGCATTGGAATTACATGAGCAAAATAAAAGATATGCATTAGTAACGATGTGTATTGGTGTTGGGCAAGGTTATGCAGCAATTATAGAACGCGTTTAA
- a CDS encoding DUF3667 domain-containing protein yields MMNCKNCGNSVTENFCSKCGQRKSVSAISFRTLKDEFQNNIFQINRGFLFTIKELFVRPGHAIRDFIDGKRKPFYKPLSFLLVTTTIYIFVSYLLNVDSFLAEILNNVKEGFDNANQEKAKFKLTDSGIFDWLKTNQTYLVFLFVPIYSLASYIAFFKTKYNFYEHIVLQLYITGQQFTMIMLFTCTFFFNQEILTIAILVSSIGYSLLTYWQFFKGKRFVNIFLRYILIQILFYILYFIISFAAILIGAIISKLIGFNF; encoded by the coding sequence ATGATGAATTGTAAAAATTGTGGAAATTCAGTAACTGAGAATTTTTGCTCAAAGTGTGGTCAGAGAAAATCGGTTAGTGCTATTAGTTTTAGAACGCTAAAGGATGAATTTCAAAATAACATCTTTCAAATTAATAGAGGTTTTTTATTTACAATAAAAGAGCTTTTTGTTAGGCCTGGACATGCAATTAGAGATTTTATAGACGGAAAAAGAAAACCCTTTTATAAGCCTTTATCATTCCTACTTGTTACTACAACTATTTACATATTTGTTTCTTACTTATTGAATGTTGATTCGTTTCTTGCTGAAATTTTAAACAATGTTAAGGAGGGTTTTGATAATGCTAATCAAGAAAAAGCTAAATTTAAGCTAACAGATAGTGGAATTTTTGACTGGTTAAAAACCAATCAAACCTATTTGGTGTTTCTATTTGTGCCAATCTATTCATTGGCATCTTACATAGCATTCTTTAAAACAAAATACAATTTCTATGAGCATATAGTTCTGCAGTTATATATTACAGGGCAACAGTTTACAATGATAATGCTGTTCACTTGTACTTTCTTTTTTAATCAGGAAATATTAACGATAGCTATTTTGGTAAGTAGCATTGGATACAGCTTATTGACATATTGGCAATTTTTTAAAGGAAAGAGATTTGTAAATATTTTTTTGAGATACATCTTAATTCAGATTTTATTCTACATACTTTATTTTATTATTTCTTTTGCTGCAATACTAATAGGTGCAATAATTTCAAAGTTAATAGGCTTTAATTTTTGA